CTACATCACCCACTTGGCGACCCAGTTGGGAGTTCTTAATCTGGATGACCACGACCTACATTTGGCATTCGAGATGGAGCGCCTGGACATGGACTGCTTAGAGAAAATGGGGGTCGTCGAGCGCCTGCCCAATGGTTTCCACCAGTTTACCCCTCCGGGACCAGTTCGGGCTCCTAGTACGCAGCTTTCGACACAGGCGGGGCCCTCTTCATTCCCTGGGTCGGCTGAGGACACTGCTGGACCGTCTACCTCCGccccaccacctccaccacctgGGGCTCCTGAATGGCAACAACTCCGGGAGCAGGTTCAGAATTTGGAGGCTCGGATACTCAACGTCGACCTCAATGTAGCTGGCTTAGCGCAGAATTTGGCGCAATTTTTGCATCATGCAGgtttttctcctccattttctCCTCGCCCACCACTTTGACCGGACTTCAAGGAAGTTTTGCTATCATTTCTCCCACTTTTGTTGCTTATTTTTCACATTGAGGACACTGTGTCTTATAGGTGTGGGGGGTCCAATGGGGTGCCtgtgtttcttcttttagtttttagtttctagtagtttttagtttttagttttatttctagTTCGTGCCTTGtctatcttttcttttagtagtttttagtttttagtttttcctttcattttcctcctttcttttaGATGCTTATCCCTCATGTGAACACCAGGATTTGGTGTTGGGGTATTGCCTCTAAATCTACTTTTGCctagtttttaaaataaaagtgTACCGAATTAGTGTGGTTGAGTCCAagacatctctttggtgaatatcggacTGTTTGACTCTTTTGATTTCTTTGTTAACGTTTCTAGGCATAAGGAATGACTGTTGGCGTTTtaatgtgaattggtccaataTTGACTCTAGCTCTCCATGTTTGGCAATAATGAGGCGAGCTGCTCCTCTTTTCGGTTTTTAGTGTGTTGTTTTGCGTTTTACAttatttggctgtgaataagcttgactgtactccgctattagttactactgagtaaccggggatctgcacctaaaagtgtcgattctcgcgtcaaaaaagTAGTACtttctatgagtacgtggtcggATAGCGataggagctgagtaaccgggctccttcatctagaaatgttggagttcgcgtcaaaaggctctaatggctagagactaagtctttttgtgttattattattaaaaaaaaagggaagagaatgaaaaattgaaaaaaaaacgaaacaaaggaaaaaagaatgaataatagaaatgtgaaaaaaagagCAGAAAAAATAGTACAAGTTGTGTTAGTGTGTTAGAGGTCAGCTTGCCGTTTTATGGACTTAATATGGAGACTTTGGTTAATATTTGGACtgtttgctgataaatgttgtgcgccattcctttttcttagattagttaatttGGAATTGGAGGAGTTTGGAATCTCGAGGCCAACTGGGGGGATGTTTCTCGAATTTTAATCACTAGTGCTCGATATATGATTTTTCTTGATATCTTGGCAATTCGGTAGATAGAGCAATGACCattgtcaaattttggtatCTGTGTACTTTTCTTAtacttgagggcaagcatggtttaggtgtggggggaattgatatgttgcaattttatcatttattttattattaatttcccctattacctgagttgatgtggattaattgctagATTTTACtcacttttggtattttgcatgtatttcagggagtagaacggaAATATGATAGCAAGTATCAATTTAGCAGAAAAAGAGCCCAAGCAACAGAGATTATCCTAGGGGGCATTTctggaaaagaaacaaactcATGGCCATTTTGGTAAATTGCTGCGAAGACAGCGGAGGGagctccctcttttcttttggccGCCGCACCAGAGGGAGAGGGGAGTGAGAGATTATATAGAATAGAGAATGCAGAGAACGAGTACTATggttctttcctttttcctttagctttgacttttcttccttaGCTTGTGATAGTGGGATTCATCTACGGATGTCAGGAGCAAAATTGGAAAAAGCTTGACTTTTCTTCATCTGAACTATTGGCAATTGCTTTTGCTTTTTGCGTATGTCATCCGAAGTGAAACAGAGGGCTACCTCTTGCAACTTCGCTATCTTTTCTCAATTGATGGCCGCTGCTTCCTTTACAATTTCCTGTGGGTTTTGTTCATCAAACATGAACTAATTTTTCCgctctagtcaagggacaacggaggctttggttcgcctaaaattgtgagatcgatttaatttaatctttttctcttatttattggtattcgcatattccttgattgctatacttatggttatttaattaattgattgtcatggatccagataattaattgattttgtAATCtcttgtcaattagggcattaaatccataattgtttaattgtcctgaaatagtgacaactggcacgataagattcgtgtcagggggatacgcgggctaatctgaaataactctagtagtgcgttatttggttagaatagggttgatagggtgttaattgttagtaattttattgttaattttcctttttatcaacggtcgtaccttggttatcaataaattaaggaaaagctggtCGTTAGAGCTtatcggcgactataactaacctgttaataaaattaagtgaaccttctttgcatcaatgatcggatgaatggactgtgtctgcgtagttgtatccttggctataatttatttattatttatttaattgctatttacattcgtattaattaattaattatttttggttaaattgtttaattatttttagtttatttctgataaaaatcccccgtgtcccgaacttgaaaagaatcgaattttttccagtccctgtggattcgaccctactcactactatacacagaaaatttatttttcttgaataggtatttattattgcacagactcgacacctatcaatttttggcgccgttgccggggactggcgttaatcatttgtttctttttaagttcattttttttaattatttttctgatatttttctagtttatgccTCGCTCTTCTCGTACAGGCGAATTCATTTTCGACCCTGAAGTAGAGAAGACCGCGCGTAGAACGAGGAAAGAAACCAGGCGGCTCAGGGAGGAGCAATACGGTATTGCACCTCAGGAACTTGATCCAGAGGTTGAGCCGACAAATTTGTCTGGtgacaattcaagtgattcagaCCAAGAGAAAGTCACTATGGCAAATGCACgaacactaagggagttggctgctcctgatttaaatcagcagcccTTGTGCATTACTTTTCCGCATTTAAATGATGACACTccatttgaactaaaatctggtcTAATTCATCTCTTACCATCTTTCCATGGTCTACCAGATGAGGAGCCCTACAAGCACTTGCAAGAGTTCGACGTCGTTTGCAATAGTATGAAGCCTCCGGGAATTACCGAAGAGCAAATAAAGATGAGGGCCTTCCCCTTCTCTTTGAAGGACTCCGCAAAAGACTGGCTCTACTACCTACCACCtggtagtatcaccacgtggAACCAACTGAAGAAAAAATTCTTGGACAAATACTTTCCGGCGTCTCGAGCTGCAAGCCTAAGGAAGGAGATATGTGGCATCAAACAACACCCAGGCGAGTCACTCTATGAGTACTGGAAGAGGTTTAAGAAACTGTGCACCAAATGCCCTCAGCATCAGATAAGTGAGCAACTGCTCATTCAATATTTCTATGAAGGGTTGCTTTTCAGGGACAGAAACATAATCGATACTGCAAGTGAAGGGGCGTTGGTGAACAAAACCCCTCGAGGAGCATGGGAGTTGATTGAAGGGATGGTTGAGAACTCACAGTAGTTTGGTTCAAGAGAGGACATCCCTACGCGTAGGGTGAATGAGGTAGAAACATCCTCTATTCAACAGCAACTCTCCGAATTGACGTCTTTTGTGCGACAACTAGCTGTGGGCAATGTCTCGCAAGCCAAAGTGTGTGGGGTATGCACTGCCGTAGGTCATCCTACAGAAATGTGTCCACTGGTTCAGGAAGAGACTGCAGAACAGATGAACATGGCTAGCCACGCGCCCGCGCCAAGAAAGCAATACGACCCATATTCAAGTACCTACAATCCTGGTTGGAGAGATCACCCCAATCTTAGCTATGGAAGGAATAGACAGTCTAATTTTGTGCCAAATAGACCACAAGGGCACCAATAGCAGTATCATCCtcgcccaccaccaccaccacccccttCAAATTCAAATCCGTCCATGGAAGAGATGATGAAGCAATTACTTGCTAATCAACAAAAGACGGATTCAGACCTGCAAAGCATGAGGAATCAAATGGGGCAGATGCAATCATTgcaaaatcaaataaatcaaatgGCCATAACGATCAACCGTTTGGAGTCCCAAATTCAAGGTAAGTTGCCATCTCAACGTGAGGTGAATCCAAAGAATGTAAGTGCAATGACCTTGAGGAGTGACAAGGAAGTCCAAGGACCCAAACCTGTGATCCCTAAAGATAAGGACGAGGAATGGATTGAGAAAGAGTTGGAAGAGGAGGGCAGAGATAACAAAAATGCAAAGGTGCTCCCGAAATCAATTCCTACAGCTAAAACTAATCCACCTCCCTTTCCTAGCAGGTTTGAGAACCCAAAGAAGCAAGACAAGGAGAAAGAAGTCATGGAGATCTTCCACAAGGTACAAATCAATATTCCCCTATTAGGCACCATCAAACAAGTGCCGAAGTATGCAAAATTTTTGAGGGACCTATGTGTCAATCGAAGGCGGTTGAGGGGAGATGAAAAGGTCATTGTGGGAGAGAACGTGTCAGCAGTTCTCCAAAGGAAGCTTCCACCGAAGTGCGGGGATCCAGGTAGGTTTACTGTCCCATGTAGAATAGGTAATACTTTGATTAGAAATACCATGCTGGACTTAGGAGCATCGATCAACGTAATGCCTAAATCTATGTATGCTTCTCTGAACTTAGGTCCATTAAAAGAAACTGAGATAATAATCCAATTAACTGACCGAACAAATGTATACCCTGATGGGTTGGTCGAGAATGTGTTGGTCAAGATTAATGATTTGGTATTCCCAGCTGACTTTTATGTACTTGACATGGATGATGATCACTCTTCCGATCCCTCGCCTTTGTTATTAGGTAAACCGTTTTTTAGCACAACCCAGACAAAAATTGATGTTCATAAGGGTACTTTGTCCATGGAATTTGATGGAAAAATGgtccactttaatatttttgatacaatgAAACATCCTGTTAACTCTCACTCTGTATTTGCAATTCATGCTATTGATCCTTCTGTGCAAGAATTTTCTGAGTTTGCTTCTAGGAATAAATTCAAAATTGCTGCGAACAAATATCATGGGATGAAAGCAATTCATGAGgtgaaaaagagaagaaaattaaggaaaaagatTGCACTCAATGGCTATTTGGATCTCGGAGGAGGACTACTGATTACAAGGAAAATTGGATTACACCCAAATTGAAGAGTTGTGTTTAACGTCTggccaaagacgttaaagagaggcgcttttgggaggcaacccaaatttttttttattttgtttttgttgttcaaTTAGTTAAATATGTCGTTTCTCACGTGGGtattgcttaaatttgatattttctcTACTATGACCAGGACAGGTGATCATGGCGTGCCCTCCTTGCGTGGGCACGCATTAATCTTACAAGTTTCAACTTCAAGGTCAGAGAATGTTTCTAAAAcatggcgtgcccacgccatgtTGGTAAAATCTCAACATTTCGAAGTggaatcttggcgtgcccacgagGAGAGGGCACGCGTTAATGTTCCAAAACTGATTCTCAAGGTCAGAGAATGTTTTCTAATCTTGGCGTGTCCACGCCATATTTGACGCactaaaacaaagaaaaatttttttattatattttattattaattttgaaaaaaaattctttacaaataaaattaattcaGCCTTAatgtttaacaaaaattaaaaagaaaatttaaaattttgaaaaaataaaaataaaaataaaaaattttctttttagccttaattttgttttaaaaaaaaattcaaatttttgcacaaaaaaaaaaaaaacaaaaaaaaacacaaaaacaaaataCAATTACTTTCCTTCTTAATATGCGGTTTAGTTTTTCAGCAATTcaatttctgaatttttttttaaaaaaaatgtaagaccaaaaatattttttttcctttctttttctcttttcttctttttctttctttctttttcttttctttctttcctttcttcttccccgctgcccgcttcttcttcttcctcgcACACTCCGCCTTGCTCTCTCCTCCTTGCGCGATATCCACCTGCGCGAGTCACAAGCTCCTCTCCCGACTGCCATCGCCGCCACCCCAGCTCGCCGCAGCTCATCCTGAGCTCCCGCGCTACCAGCAGCCCACGCCGCCTCCTGCTTGCTATCTACCTCTCTCCTGGCCGTCTCTCTCTCTCGACCAACCGCGAGCTGCCGTCTCTCTCCGCCTCGCTCCCACCACCATCGTAAGCTCAACCTTTGACCACTGCACAGCCGGAGACCAACGCATCCACCTCTGCATGCAGCCGCCGCTGCCTGCTGCTTCCTCCATCGCGAGCCACTAGCTCGCAAATACAAGCTCTTGCCCACGACTGTGAGCTCGCGCAGCCACTGCACCTCCACCCTCGGTCTCGCTCCTCCCCACCTAGCTCGCCTCACCTACTGCCGCCGTCACTACCCACAACCAGCTCAGCTCCACCGTCCGCCAGCTTGAGCTAGCTCGCGCTAGCTAGAGCGCCTCCACCTGCGCGCACCACACCAACCGCAACTGAAGCTGCCGCCTCCCTCGCGCAAGCTTCACCACCTCTTGTCGCTGCTGCACCGtctcttctccctctccttGCGCGACTACCACACTCCACCTACACAGATAGCCAGCAAACACTACCTGCCAATTTTTGACAGGTGAAGGTATTGCTATTTCTCCATCGATTAGTACTGTCCAGGATCTTAAATTGCtggaatttgcattttttttctcttgggtCTTCTGATTGATAAAGGCAGGAGGTGACTTGGGGATTTTCTGGGGTTAATTTTGGGTCTTCTGAATAGTGTTTGGACTACTTGAGGTTTTTATTTCATCTGTGGGGATTAAATTTGACGTCTCTTGTGCCAGTTCATTTGTTTGAGAATTGTTGGGGTTGATTTGAGAGTTACTTGTTACTTGGGTCCCATTTTAATTTCTGTTATTTTGTGGTCTTGATTGGTGTGTTTTGATTTATCAGCGCTTTGGGTTGGTCATTTGAGTTGTTTCTTATTTGTGGGTAGCTCCTTCCTGCATTTGTTTGTTGATTTGAATGGTTATTGGGGTTGGTTGAGTGTGTAATTAACTGTCCAATTGGAGACAGTTATTGAGATTTTGAGTGGTATTGTGTCTAATTgctgaaatttgatgattcattTAGACATTAACACTGCTCATAGTTTGTTCGAGTGAAATTAGTTGGATGTCCTTTGCCCGTTAAATTTAATTGTTGCATTGTTTGGGATTGTTTTCGGGCATTAATTGGGTCTCAAATTGACTAATAGAGAGGCCACAGTGATTATTACAATTGTTATTGCTTTGAATTTGTTGGTTCTAAATTTTGTTGAGAATTGTTGTCTGTTGTTGATTTGAGTGACATTTGGAGAAATGGTGAAACCCAAATCTTCTTCTAAGTCTAGAACACCCCGGCCCTTCGACCTCCGCTCCACCTCCTCCAACCCCAAGGGCTGATGACTGGCACCAACTCCAGATGCGAGTTCAAAAACTGGAGGCTCAGGTAACAAATATTGATGTTAATGTGCATAGCATGGCACAGAATTTAGCGGCGTTTATGCACCACGTGGGTTTTGAACCTCAACTTCCGCCTAACCCGCCGCTGTTTTGACAACTTCAGGGGAGTTTCGTTGCCCTTCTTCTTACTTTTACTGTTTAATtgtcacattgagggcaatgtgtgctttaagtgtggggggagattTGGATTTGACGGGAGTTTCTTTAAAT
The DNA window shown above is from Coffea arabica cultivar ET-39 chromosome 5e, Coffea Arabica ET-39 HiFi, whole genome shotgun sequence and carries:
- the LOC140006373 gene encoding uncharacterized protein, yielding MEEMMKQLLANQQKTDSDLQSMRNQMGQMQSLQNQINQMAITINRLESQIQGKLPSQREVNPKNVSAMTLRSDKEVQGPKPVIPKDKDEEWIEKELEEEGRDNKNAKVLPKSIPTAKTNPPPFPSRFENPKKQDKEKEVMEIFHKVQINIPLLGTIKQVPKYAKFLRDLCVNRRRLRGDEKVIVGENVSAVLQRKLPPKCGDPGRFTVPCRIGNTLIRNTMLDLGASINVMPKSMYASLNLGPLKETEIIIQLTDRTNVYPDGLVENVLVKINDLVFPADFYVLDMDDDHSSDPSPLLLGKPFFSTTQTKIDVHKGTLSMEFDGKMVHFNIFDTMKHPVNSHSVFAIHAIDPSVQEFSEFASRNKFKIAANKYHGMKAIHEVKKRRKLRKKIALNGYLDLGGGLLITRKIGLHPN